In Amycolatopsis methanolica 239, a single genomic region encodes these proteins:
- a CDS encoding DUF6802 family protein, which translates to MWIDETGGVEPTDATTSDGDLEITVDGQTYTAEENMDLNHDGVNETVRLDNADGTITAYVDTDDDGHADQYVHTDTEGNVVELARYDETTGDWIADHDSEAGEPDATETGRAGEITADMSDGTVEVGPATVDSDNDGTADTAVVTDDQGNTRVFTDVDGDGQADVQTIIAPDGETTTYQHTGPGEWTETTNGFTAEVPPDSDQLWGGGAQAVEGVAKIDSGTGQWISQN; encoded by the coding sequence GTGTGGATCGATGAGACCGGCGGGGTTGAGCCCACCGACGCCACGACCTCCGACGGTGACCTGGAGATCACGGTCGACGGGCAGACCTACACGGCCGAAGAGAACATGGACCTCAACCACGACGGGGTCAACGAGACGGTCCGCCTCGACAACGCCGACGGCACGATCACCGCGTACGTCGACACCGACGACGACGGGCACGCCGACCAGTACGTGCACACCGACACCGAGGGTAACGTCGTCGAGCTCGCCCGCTACGACGAGACCACCGGCGACTGGATCGCCGACCACGACTCCGAGGCGGGCGAGCCGGACGCCACCGAGACCGGCCGCGCCGGCGAGATCACGGCCGACATGTCGGACGGCACCGTCGAGGTCGGCCCGGCCACTGTGGACAGCGACAACGACGGCACCGCCGACACCGCGGTCGTGACCGACGACCAGGGCAACACGCGCGTCTTCACCGACGTCGACGGCGACGGCCAGGCCGACGTGCAGACGATCATCGCGCCCGATGGCGAGACGACCACGTACCAGCACACCGGCCCCGGCGAGTGGACCGAGACGACGAACGGCTTCACCGCCGAGGTGCCGCCGGACAGCGACCAGCTGTGGGGCGGCGGCGCGCAGGCCGTGGAAGGGGTCGCGAAGATCGACTCCGGCACCGGCCAGTGGATCTCCCAGAACTGA
- a CDS encoding dynamin family protein, with amino-acid sequence MTAPPLSSLPNQVKQAREALLTLLRENDPKAAAWVEEVRRSRPKKPQVVVVGETNRGKSSLVNALLATPGLSPVDADVATAGYLVFDHAPEWGAQACYPGQLAPVAVPLPELVRWVSAAHELPDGQLPPRYVEVTGPVPILERLSLVDTPGVGGLDSMHGELAAEAAANATALLFVVDASAPFTAGELEFLRRVGDRVETVVFALSKTDAFRGWREVLEADRRLLAEHAPRFADAVFHPVSARMFEMAAKAPNEQAAVMLRERSGVIELQAALQELVVGRSAMLSEANTLRALSSALGEVHAGLLAEQRALSSGEAEAERLRERRDELAAQRKTSTRGWQLKLRGEIQRARVDLGHETSRQVRDAQSYFRAQIDNAKRDQLAQLPQQVDAALQMISQRVSATMAQRLNRVTEIALAELFAPEELDVIRSQFLRAGGPQVVLRPPDRKPSTPEDKLLIFMGISGGVGAGKIAALPLAGVALLNPVVLPATIVVGLGAGWWMARTRRHAADKQHLKQWLVESIAEARSILDQLVAEQLIEAEQQLSLALDEALSRRIDAIEAELKQVDKSIKMGAQERAKKLAAVSRKLKETGDGRDRAETLLGRIRTLREQA; translated from the coding sequence GTGACCGCTCCGCCGCTCTCGTCCCTGCCCAACCAGGTCAAGCAGGCCCGCGAAGCCCTGCTGACGCTGCTGCGGGAGAACGACCCGAAGGCGGCGGCGTGGGTCGAGGAGGTCCGCCGGTCGCGGCCGAAGAAGCCGCAGGTCGTGGTGGTCGGCGAGACCAACCGCGGCAAGAGTTCCCTGGTCAACGCGCTGCTGGCGACCCCGGGCCTGTCCCCGGTGGACGCCGACGTCGCCACCGCCGGCTACCTCGTCTTCGACCACGCGCCGGAGTGGGGCGCGCAGGCCTGCTACCCCGGTCAGCTCGCGCCGGTCGCCGTGCCGCTGCCCGAGCTGGTCCGCTGGGTCTCGGCCGCGCACGAGCTCCCCGACGGCCAGCTGCCGCCGCGGTACGTCGAGGTCACCGGCCCCGTCCCGATCCTGGAACGCCTGTCGCTGGTGGACACCCCCGGCGTCGGCGGGCTCGATTCGATGCACGGCGAACTGGCCGCCGAGGCCGCGGCGAACGCGACGGCGCTGCTGTTCGTCGTCGACGCCTCGGCCCCGTTCACCGCCGGTGAGCTGGAGTTCCTGCGCCGCGTCGGCGACCGCGTGGAGACCGTGGTGTTCGCACTGTCCAAAACGGACGCCTTCCGCGGCTGGCGCGAGGTGCTGGAGGCCGACCGGCGGCTGCTGGCCGAGCACGCGCCGCGCTTCGCCGACGCGGTGTTCCACCCGGTGTCGGCGCGGATGTTCGAGATGGCCGCGAAGGCGCCGAACGAGCAGGCCGCGGTGATGCTGCGGGAACGCTCCGGCGTGATCGAACTGCAGGCCGCGCTGCAGGAACTCGTCGTCGGCCGGTCGGCGATGCTCAGCGAGGCCAACACGCTGCGGGCCCTGTCCAGCGCGCTCGGCGAGGTGCACGCCGGCCTGCTGGCCGAGCAGCGGGCCCTGTCCTCCGGCGAGGCCGAGGCGGAGCGGCTGCGCGAGCGGCGCGACGAGCTGGCGGCCCAGCGCAAGACGTCCACCCGCGGCTGGCAGCTCAAGCTGCGTGGCGAGATCCAGCGGGCCAGGGTCGACCTCGGCCACGAGACCAGCCGCCAGGTCCGGGACGCGCAGTCCTACTTCCGTGCGCAGATCGACAACGCCAAGCGCGACCAGCTGGCCCAGCTGCCGCAGCAGGTGGACGCCGCGCTGCAGATGATCTCCCAGCGCGTGTCGGCGACGATGGCGCAGCGGCTGAACCGGGTCACCGAGATCGCGCTGGCCGAGCTGTTCGCGCCGGAGGAGCTGGACGTGATCCGCTCGCAGTTCCTCCGCGCGGGCGGCCCGCAGGTCGTGCTGCGCCCGCCGGACCGCAAGCCGTCCACGCCCGAGGACAAGCTGCTCATCTTCATGGGGATCTCCGGCGGCGTCGGCGCGGGCAAGATCGCGGCGCTGCCGCTGGCCGGGGTCGCCCTGCTCAACCCGGTGGTGCTGCCCGCGACGATCGTCGTCGGCCTCGGCGCCGGCTGGTGGATGGCCCGCACCCGGCGGCACGCCGCGGACAAGCAGCACCTCAAGCAGTGGCTGGTCGAGTCGATCGCGGAGGCGCGCTCGATCCTCGACCAGCTGGTCGCCGAGCAGCTCATCGAGGCCGAACAGCAGCTGTCGCTGGCGCTCGACGAGGCGCTGTCCCGCCGGATCGACGCGATCGAGGCCGAACTCAAGCAGGTCGACAAGTCGATCAAAATGGGCGCGCAGGAGCGGGCGAAGAAGCTGGCCGCGGTGAGCCGGAAGCTGAAGGAGACCGGTGACGGCCGTGATCGGGCCGAGACCCTGCTCGGGCGCATCCGCACCCTGCGTGAGCAGGCTTGA
- a CDS encoding nucleotide exchange factor GrpE translates to MVSVASWFRRRSADDSPTGQIPGAQLAKIIDEVEGTTAAQPPSNTDVNRLSDLAAAGPEALEQARADRQELIQLCLYALDRARSGGVVERLEQGLARVGVEAVRPDGQRFDPSVHEAGGAIKTDDPALDGVVAETEVVGFTDGGRLLRAPVVTVYTKR, encoded by the coding sequence GTGGTGAGCGTGGCTTCCTGGTTCCGGCGCCGGTCCGCGGACGACTCCCCGACCGGGCAGATCCCCGGCGCGCAACTGGCGAAGATCATCGACGAAGTCGAGGGAACCACAGCGGCGCAACCCCCGTCCAACACCGATGTGAACCGTCTATCCGATCTGGCCGCCGCCGGCCCGGAAGCGCTGGAGCAGGCGCGGGCCGACCGGCAGGAGCTGATCCAGCTCTGCCTCTACGCCCTGGACCGGGCGCGCAGCGGGGGCGTGGTCGAGCGCCTCGAACAAGGGCTGGCCCGCGTCGGGGTGGAGGCGGTGCGGCCGGACGGGCAGCGGTTCGACCCGTCAGTGCACGAGGCGGGCGGCGCGATCAAGACCGACGACCCGGCGCTGGACGGCGTGGTCGCCGAGACCGAGGTCGTCGGGTTCACCGACGGCGGCCGACTGCTCCGCGCGCCCGTCGTGACGGTCTACACGAAGCGCTAA
- a CDS encoding dynamin family protein, with the protein MAGFGGTTQALGGGDVTATTDQGRLAGPLSMSVANLCRRLQPQVSARTAAGFAEVLRRLGAPLQVAVAGRIKSGKSTLVNALIGRRVAPTDVGECTRLVTRFQYGTVDRIEVVFTGGHKQVLPFAPDGSIPAELGVDISKVSHIEAYLTSAVLQDMTVIDTPGLGSLDAASVSRTEQLLGAAQAEDGGDELDETSRNAVAGAEAVLYVVTQGVRADDQQALAAFTAATASREAGPVNAIAVLNKADTIPPESVEGSGGDVWRAASILAEKQGLLLKPRVADVLPVIGLIAESAESGNFTSADADALRQLAALDDATLETMLMAADIFTSWDCEVPAGTRLRLLEKLDLYGIRRAIDAIRADETITAGALRRLLLSASGLDAVRARLNTVFAARADGIKAAAALASVTALAHASGDPAERQRVHDAIEVLLAKPEAHQLRLLEALTLVVAGAVDMPEDLAEEVLRVGSNADIDEQLGLPGASRPELAAHALERAGWWRSFASFGATPAQSRVAHVVHRAYFLIWQQLR; encoded by the coding sequence ATGGCAGGATTCGGGGGCACAACGCAGGCACTGGGAGGGGGCGACGTGACGGCGACGACGGATCAGGGCCGCCTGGCCGGTCCCCTGTCGATGTCGGTGGCCAACCTCTGCCGCCGCCTGCAGCCGCAGGTCTCCGCCCGCACCGCCGCCGGGTTCGCCGAGGTGCTGCGACGCCTCGGCGCGCCGCTGCAGGTCGCGGTCGCCGGGCGCATCAAGTCCGGCAAGTCGACGCTGGTCAACGCGCTGATCGGGCGGCGGGTCGCGCCGACCGACGTCGGCGAGTGCACGCGCCTGGTGACCCGCTTCCAGTACGGCACGGTCGACCGCATCGAAGTGGTCTTCACCGGCGGGCACAAGCAGGTGCTCCCGTTCGCGCCGGACGGGTCGATCCCGGCCGAGCTGGGCGTGGACATCAGCAAGGTCTCGCACATCGAGGCGTACCTGACCAGCGCGGTCCTGCAGGACATGACCGTGATCGACACCCCCGGCCTCGGTTCGCTGGACGCCGCGTCGGTCTCGCGCACGGAGCAGCTGCTGGGCGCCGCCCAGGCCGAAGACGGCGGTGACGAGCTGGACGAGACCTCCCGCAACGCGGTCGCCGGCGCGGAAGCCGTCCTCTACGTCGTGACCCAGGGCGTGCGCGCGGACGACCAGCAGGCGCTCGCCGCGTTCACCGCCGCGACCGCGAGCCGCGAGGCGGGCCCGGTCAACGCGATCGCTGTGCTGAACAAGGCCGACACCATCCCGCCGGAGTCCGTCGAGGGTTCCGGCGGCGACGTGTGGCGGGCCGCGTCGATCCTCGCCGAGAAGCAGGGGCTGCTGCTCAAGCCGCGGGTCGCCGACGTGCTGCCGGTGATCGGGCTGATCGCCGAGTCCGCCGAATCGGGCAACTTCACCTCCGCCGACGCCGACGCGCTGCGCCAGCTGGCCGCGCTGGACGACGCGACGCTGGAGACCATGCTGATGGCGGCCGACATCTTCACCAGCTGGGACTGCGAGGTCCCGGCAGGCACCCGGCTGCGGCTGCTGGAGAAGCTCGACCTCTACGGCATCCGCCGCGCCATCGACGCGATCCGCGCCGACGAGACGATCACCGCGGGAGCCCTGCGCAGGTTGCTGCTCAGCGCCTCCGGTCTGGACGCGGTCCGCGCCCGGCTGAACACGGTCTTCGCCGCCCGCGCGGACGGGATCAAGGCCGCCGCCGCGCTGGCGTCGGTCACCGCGCTGGCCCACGCCTCCGGCGACCCTGCCGAACGGCAGCGCGTGCACGACGCCATCGAGGTGCTGCTCGCCAAGCCCGAGGCGCACCAGCTCCGGCTGCTCGAGGCCCTCACCCTGGTCGTGGCCGGCGCCGTCGACATGCCCGAGGACCTGGCCGAAGAGGTCCTGCGGGTGGGCAGCAACGCCGACATCGACGAGCAGCTGGGCCTGCCCGGCGCGTCCCGGCCGGAGCTCGCCGCGCACGCGCTGGAGCGCGCCGGGTGGTGGCGGTCGTTCGCGTCCTTCGGCGCGACGCCCGCGCAGAGCCGGGTCGCGCACGTCGTGCACCGGGCGTACTTCCTCATCTGGCAGCAGCTGAGATGA
- a CDS encoding sensor histidine kinase, with protein MVGDVLLALLLLLVDLLLLVARAAPGEGQRWYAAIPLDLAMVGPVAFRRKYPLVTAYVILLMTVPHSVLELGVGSATASCVALYTVVVYVGRRQAALYLAAQAVISVLQMWAFWSAQGWAPLLFIGLIFALCWVLGEFVGARRAYHAEVEARLHLLETERDQAGRIAVAEERGRIARELHDVVAHAVSVIVVQADGASYALRSSPELAERAVRTISETGRQALTELRRLLQVLRDEEVAGEPRIPQPTAESLADLAERVRTAGVPVELSIEGSLAELPAGVSLGVYRIVQESLTNTLKHAGQGARAEVRVRRTENLVDVEIVDDGAGKARELVPGPDLPGGNGVIGMRERAHLFGGILQVGPRPGGGWRVHASFPARLDP; from the coding sequence ATGGTCGGGGACGTCCTGCTCGCGCTGTTGCTGCTGCTCGTGGACCTGCTGCTCCTGGTCGCGCGGGCCGCTCCCGGCGAGGGGCAGCGGTGGTACGCCGCGATCCCGCTGGACCTCGCGATGGTGGGGCCGGTGGCGTTCCGCCGGAAGTACCCGCTGGTCACGGCCTACGTGATCCTGCTGATGACGGTGCCGCACAGCGTGCTGGAGCTGGGCGTCGGCAGCGCGACGGCGAGCTGCGTGGCCCTGTACACGGTGGTCGTCTACGTCGGTCGGCGGCAGGCCGCGCTGTACCTGGCCGCGCAGGCCGTGATCAGCGTGCTGCAGATGTGGGCGTTCTGGTCGGCGCAGGGGTGGGCGCCGCTGCTGTTCATCGGGCTGATCTTCGCGTTGTGCTGGGTGCTCGGCGAGTTCGTCGGCGCGCGGCGGGCCTACCACGCGGAGGTGGAGGCGCGGCTGCACCTGCTGGAGACCGAACGCGACCAGGCCGGGCGGATCGCGGTGGCCGAGGAACGCGGGCGGATCGCGCGGGAGCTGCACGACGTGGTGGCCCACGCGGTGAGCGTGATCGTGGTGCAGGCCGACGGGGCGTCCTACGCGCTGCGGTCCAGCCCGGAGCTGGCCGAGCGGGCGGTGCGCACGATCTCCGAGACGGGCCGGCAGGCGCTGACCGAGCTGCGGCGGCTGCTGCAGGTGCTGCGCGACGAAGAGGTGGCCGGGGAGCCGCGCATCCCGCAGCCGACGGCGGAGTCGCTGGCGGACCTGGCGGAGCGGGTGCGGACCGCGGGGGTGCCGGTGGAGCTGTCGATCGAGGGGTCGCTCGCCGAGCTGCCTGCCGGGGTGTCGCTCGGCGTGTACCGGATCGTGCAGGAGTCGCTGACCAACACGCTCAAGCACGCCGGCCAGGGGGCCCGGGCGGAGGTGCGGGTGCGGCGGACCGAGAACCTGGTGGACGTGGAGATCGTGGACGACGGGGCCGGGAAGGCACGGGAGCTGGTGCCCGGGCCGGACCTGCCGGGAGGCAACGGGGTGATCGGGATGCGCGAACGGGCGCACCTGTTCGGCGGGATACTGCAGGTGGGGCCGCGGCCAGGGGGTGGCTGGCGGGTGCACGCGAGCTTCCCCGCGAGGCTCGACCCGTGA
- a CDS encoding response regulator, with protein sequence MIRVVVVDDQELMRVGFRMVLGAQEDIDLVGEAGNGADAVSLAGSLRPDVVLMDVRMPVMDGVEATKRIVEEGTSRVLVMTTFDLDEYVYAALQNGASGFLLKDTPPDHLVSALRSVASGDAVVSPSVTRRLLDRFMSGGAPPRDEAELDVLTEREREVLVLIAKGLSNVEIAEKLFLSEATVKTHVGRILAKLGLRDRVQAVVLAYETGLIRPGLA encoded by the coding sequence GTGATCCGCGTGGTGGTGGTCGACGACCAGGAGCTGATGCGGGTCGGGTTCCGCATGGTGCTGGGCGCGCAGGAGGACATCGACCTGGTCGGCGAGGCCGGGAACGGCGCGGACGCGGTGTCGCTGGCCGGTTCGCTGCGGCCGGACGTCGTGTTGATGGACGTGCGGATGCCGGTGATGGACGGCGTGGAGGCGACGAAGCGGATCGTCGAGGAAGGCACGTCGCGGGTGCTGGTGATGACGACGTTCGACCTGGACGAGTACGTGTACGCGGCGCTGCAGAACGGGGCCAGCGGGTTCCTGCTGAAGGACACGCCGCCGGACCACCTGGTGTCGGCGCTGCGGTCGGTGGCGTCCGGGGACGCCGTGGTGTCGCCGTCGGTGACGCGGCGGCTGCTGGACCGTTTCATGAGCGGCGGCGCCCCACCGCGCGACGAAGCCGAGCTGGACGTGCTGACCGAGCGGGAGCGCGAGGTGCTGGTGCTCATCGCGAAGGGCCTGTCCAATGTGGAGATAGCGGAAAAGCTGTTCCTCTCCGAGGCCACGGTCAAGACGCACGTGGGCCGGATCCTGGCGAAGCTCGGGCTGCGGGACCGCGTGCAGGCGGTGGTGCTGGCCTACGAGACGGGCCTGATCCGGCCTGGCTTGGCGTGA